In a single window of the Candidatus Kaiserbacteria bacterium genome:
- the groL gene encoding chaperonin GroEL (60 kDa chaperone family; promotes refolding of misfolded polypeptides especially under stressful conditions; forms two stacked rings of heptamers to form a barrel-shaped 14mer; ends can be capped by GroES; misfolded proteins enter the barrel where they are refolded when GroES binds) — protein sequence MAKEVIYGEDVKKRLKKGVDTVANAVKVTLGPRGRNAIIDKGYGSPTITNDGVSIAKEITLKDKFENMGAEIVKEVANKTNELAGDGTTTATILTQALLTEGLKHTTMGVNAMGVRRGMEMASVDVVKALREMAKQISTTEEIKQVATISAESEEIGAKIAETIEKVGKDGVVTVEESQSFGIETEFTEGMEFDRGYVSPYMITNTERMEAEYKNALVLITDKKVSSAKDILPLLEQVAQTGKKELVIIADDVDGEALATFVVNKLRGGFSVLAVKAPGYGDRKKEILNDIAVMTGGQVISEEVGLSLEKAELSQLGKADRVVATKDKTVIVGGQGKKEAITARVETLRAQLAQTDSKFDKEKLEERIAKLSGGVAVIKVGAATETEMKYLKLKIEDAVNATKAAIEEGIVPGGGTSLSRVAGIVEGRVDKTLGRDELIGYRIVLKALEEPLKQLADNVGKDDGAVIVQKVKDAGGNAGYDAAKAEMVDDMIKAGIIDPVKVGRAGVQHAVSAVAILLTSEVAIADAPEPEKPAMPDMGMGGMGGGGMY from the coding sequence ATGGCAAAAGAAGTAATCTATGGAGAAGATGTAAAAAAGCGACTCAAGAAAGGTGTTGATACGGTAGCAAACGCCGTGAAAGTAACACTCGGTCCCCGTGGACGGAATGCAATCATTGATAAAGGCTACGGTAGCCCAACGATTACGAACGACGGCGTATCAATCGCAAAGGAAATCACACTCAAAGATAAGTTTGAGAACATGGGTGCTGAGATTGTGAAAGAAGTAGCAAATAAAACCAATGAACTTGCAGGAGACGGTACCACTACCGCGACTATCCTCACACAAGCACTCCTCACGGAAGGACTCAAGCACACCACTATGGGTGTGAATGCTATGGGAGTACGCCGTGGTATGGAGATGGCGTCTGTAGATGTCGTGAAGGCACTTCGCGAAATGGCAAAACAGATTTCTACAACCGAGGAAATCAAGCAAGTAGCAACCATCTCTGCAGAGAGCGAGGAAATTGGTGCAAAGATTGCTGAGACTATCGAGAAAGTGGGGAAAGATGGTGTGGTGACCGTAGAAGAGTCACAGTCATTTGGAATCGAAACAGAATTTACCGAGGGTATGGAGTTTGACCGTGGCTACGTGTCTCCATACATGATTACCAACACCGAGCGCATGGAAGCTGAGTACAAGAATGCACTCGTGCTTATTACCGACAAGAAAGTGAGTTCTGCAAAGGATATCCTTCCACTCCTCGAACAAGTTGCGCAAACAGGGAAGAAGGAACTCGTTATTATTGCTGATGATGTAGACGGTGAAGCGCTTGCCACATTTGTGGTGAACAAACTTCGTGGCGGATTCTCTGTTCTTGCGGTAAAGGCACCAGGGTACGGCGATCGAAAGAAAGAAATACTGAATGATATTGCGGTGATGACCGGTGGGCAGGTAATTTCTGAGGAAGTAGGACTTTCACTTGAGAAGGCCGAACTAAGCCAACTTGGAAAAGCAGACCGTGTAGTAGCAACAAAAGACAAGACCGTGATTGTGGGTGGGCAGGGTAAGAAGGAAGCAATTACTGCTCGTGTTGAAACTCTTCGCGCACAACTCGCTCAGACTGATTCGAAATTTGATAAGGAAAAACTTGAGGAACGTATTGCAAAACTTTCGGGTGGTGTAGCAGTTATCAAGGTAGGTGCTGCGACTGAGACAGAGATGAAGTATCTCAAACTCAAGATTGAAGATGCAGTAAATGCTACCAAGGCAGCGATTGAAGAAGGGATTGTGCCAGGAGGCGGTACGTCACTCTCACGCGTTGCAGGAATCGTTGAAGGCCGTGTTGATAAGACACTCGGCCGTGACGAGCTCATCGGCTACCGCATTGTACTTAAGGCACTTGAAGAACCACTCAAGCAACTTGCAGACAATGTAGGGAAGGATGATGGGGCAGTTATTGTACAAAAGGTGAAGGACGCAGGAGGAAATGCCGGCTACGATGCTGCGAAGGCAGAGATGGTAGACGACATGATAAAGGCAGGTATCATCGACCCGGTGAAAGTAGGACGTGCAGGGGTCCAGCACGCGGTATCCGCCGTTGCGATTCTCCTTACGTCAGAAGTGGCTATCGCCGATGCCCCCGAGCCAGAAAAGCCCGCAATGCCTGATATGGGCATGGGAGGCATGGGAGGAGGCGGAATGTACTAA
- a CDS encoding co-chaperone GroES has protein sequence MSSNTIKPLLDRVVVRRLTDEEAGTKSASGIIIPDTVSKEKPEQGIVVAVGAGKWDEDGEKRIPMDVKVGDRIIFSKYGFDEVKMGGEELYIVSASSILGIIQ, from the coding sequence ATGAGTTCAAATACTATAAAGCCACTTCTAGACCGTGTGGTCGTCAGACGCCTCACCGATGAAGAAGCGGGCACAAAATCAGCATCAGGTATTATTATTCCTGATACGGTAAGCAAAGAGAAGCCAGAACAGGGAATTGTCGTTGCAGTGGGAGCGGGTAAATGGGACGAAGATGGCGAAAAACGAATTCCTATGGATGTAAAGGTAGGTGATAGGATTATTTTCTCGAAATACGGATTTGATGAGGTGAAGATGGGAGGAGAAGAACTCTATATTGTATCGGCTTCAAGTATTTTGGGGATTATCCAATGA
- the secG gene encoding preprotein translocase subunit SecG, which yields MEIVRTILPYAQIILSIILIAAILLQQRGSSMGGAFGGDNFSATYHTRRGAELFLYRLSIVLAILFVASTFLSFII from the coding sequence ATGGAAATAGTCCGTACCATACTGCCGTACGCACAAATTATTCTCTCCATCATTCTCATTGCAGCAATTTTGCTTCAACAGCGAGGATCAAGCATGGGTGGCGCCTTCGGAGGAGACAATTTTAGTGCGACGTACCATACACGACGAGGAGCAGAACTCTTCTTATATCGCTTGTCTATAGTACTTGCTATCTTGTTTGTAGCATCTACTTTCCTGAGTTTTATCATCTAA
- a CDS encoding peptide ABC transporter substrate-binding protein: MSLRNSFSQKKHSLIDAYFAKMHALRASDAFFLKLALFITAFCGLILLAQASLRETVQIPAFGGTFSEGIIGTPRFVNPVLAVTRADRDLSTLIYDGLMRLGVDGTLVPSIAESVTISEDGLTYSIVVKQNIYFHDGTPLTARDVVFTASRIQDPALNSPLSGNFDGVVVEEIGEYELNFILPEAYGPFTENLTFGIIPEHIWKEAGTDEFPFSQYNSEPIGSGPYQIKTIARNTSGIPVSYTLTANKGFHITAPKIETLEFYFYPTEDQLRDAFTKGIIESVVGIDPAYIDQFGLAPLTHHLERIPLPRTFALFINQNKSLALRDPAAREALNVAVDRTTLIESTLGGYGNALTSPVPPGFTQVTSATATLPSVDTAREILRNGGWKMNDETQHWEKTIGGEVVPLIFSISTANNGTFEATAEYLRNVWTSLGAEVTVKQFEQSDLTQAVIRPRDYETLLFGTQLGRSLDYYSFWHSSQRTNPGLNVALYANITTDSILSEMRRSADHTGRDAAIQKFIEELNTETPAIFLYAPELLYIVPNKITGATFTGVSEPYERFSTIYDWYIQTESIWPFFKK; this comes from the coding sequence ATGTCCTTACGTAATTCTTTTTCTCAAAAAAAGCACTCACTCATTGATGCATATTTTGCAAAGATGCACGCACTCCGTGCGAGCGACGCATTCTTTCTCAAATTAGCGCTTTTCATTACAGCGTTCTGTGGACTCATCCTTCTTGCACAAGCAAGTCTTCGAGAAACTGTGCAAATCCCCGCATTTGGTGGAACTTTCAGTGAGGGAATCATTGGTACGCCACGTTTTGTTAACCCAGTACTAGCAGTCACGCGTGCCGACCGTGACCTTTCGACACTTATCTATGACGGTCTTATGCGCCTCGGTGTTGATGGCACACTCGTCCCAAGTATCGCCGAATCAGTAACCATCTCTGAAGATGGTCTCACGTATAGTATTGTCGTAAAGCAAAACATCTACTTTCATGATGGAACGCCCCTTACCGCACGCGATGTTGTATTTACCGCTTCGCGCATTCAGGACCCTGCACTCAACAGTCCGCTTAGCGGTAATTTTGATGGCGTCGTCGTTGAGGAAATAGGTGAATATGAACTTAACTTTATACTCCCAGAAGCATACGGGCCTTTCACTGAAAATCTTACCTTTGGTATTATCCCCGAACATATATGGAAAGAAGCTGGTACTGATGAATTTCCTTTTAGCCAATACAATAGTGAACCAATCGGCTCAGGTCCGTACCAAATCAAAACCATTGCACGGAACACCTCGGGTATTCCCGTCTCATACACACTCACCGCCAACAAAGGTTTCCACATCACGGCACCAAAAATTGAAACATTAGAGTTTTACTTTTATCCCACAGAAGACCAGTTACGAGATGCTTTCACAAAAGGCATTATCGAGAGTGTTGTAGGGATTGACCCAGCGTACATCGATCAATTTGGTCTTGCCCCACTGACACACCACCTTGAGCGCATTCCACTCCCCCGTACGTTTGCACTCTTTATCAATCAGAATAAATCCCTTGCACTCCGCGATCCTGCGGCACGAGAAGCACTAAATGTTGCCGTAGACCGTACGACACTCATCGAGAGCACGTTAGGTGGATATGGGAATGCACTCACGTCACCAGTCCCTCCGGGATTTACTCAGGTCACAAGTGCAACTGCCACTCTCCCGAGTGTCGACACTGCGCGTGAAATACTTCGAAACGGTGGGTGGAAGATGAATGATGAAACACAACACTGGGAAAAGACTATCGGTGGAGAAGTAGTCCCTCTTATCTTTAGTATCTCAACAGCAAACAATGGCACTTTTGAAGCAACCGCAGAATATTTACGAAATGTCTGGACGAGTCTGGGTGCAGAAGTAACGGTAAAACAGTTTGAACAGTCCGACCTTACCCAAGCAGTGATTCGTCCACGCGACTATGAGACACTCCTCTTTGGGACTCAGTTGGGACGCTCGCTCGATTACTACTCATTCTGGCACTCATCCCAGCGTACCAATCCCGGTCTCAACGTGGCACTCTACGCCAACATCACCACTGACTCAATCCTTTCAGAGATGCGCAGAAGTGCCGACCACACTGGCCGCGATGCAGCAATTCAGAAATTCATCGAAGAACTCAATACCGAAACGCCTGCAATCTTTCTCTACGCACCAGAACTCTTATACATTGTTCCAAATAAAATTACCGGAGCGACATTTACAGGAGTGAGTGAACCATACGAGCGATTTAGCACCATATATGATTGGTACATTCAGACCGAATCCATTTGGCCATTTTTCAAAAAATAA
- a CDS encoding ribonuclease J has product MEPTQNRPLGGEPRKRRTAHFSHTKQRPLIRVSRHTGTTSPSGAPRVAAPGATAHAATGDARGGQHSRRGGNRKPTDRQNNGGRTQGNGKPVRHERVRKGRQMTSPALNQRMAIHDPKVIPVPPLTDPDIVRIVPLGGVEEVGKNMIAVETVDDILIFDAGFQFVSSENDAPGVNYILPNTQYLEQNKHKIKGLIITHGHLDHIGGIPFLIERIGNPPIYTRYLTSLMILKRQEEFPHLPKVTMNVVELNQRIKIGNTYIKPFPVTHSIPDSMGISVETKHGNVVISGDLKLDHDGTDPSPKEKETWGGLGKDKNILFIGDSTNAERDGFSIPELRVHTNIEQIIRNVRGRLIVGTFASQFERMIRIIMICEELGKKIVLEGRSIKTNLEIAELAGLMKVQKDTIIPIQDIGNYPSDRIVVLATGAQGEEFAALMRIATQRHKFITLNDRDTIMLSSSVIPGNELSVQTLKDNLYRRGVHIIHYRASDVHSTGHGNSGELVWIREQVKPTFVMPAYGYHSMLRCHAYANIEAGFPRENIILADNGSVIEIKNGTEMVIRKEKAPSEIMMVDGFTVGTRQEVVIRDRQSLSEDGMFVIIATINTKTGTLRKSPDIISRGFVYLRENQQLLSEARVLIKKTVERNTEKANPIDLDFVKDEITQVVSGFLLQKTNKTPMVIPVLIGI; this is encoded by the coding sequence ATGGAACCAACACAAAATAGACCACTAGGAGGAGAGCCTCGAAAGCGGCGCACCGCACATTTTTCTCACACAAAACAACGTCCTTTGATTCGTGTATCACGCCACACCGGCACTACTTCTCCTTCAGGAGCACCACGGGTAGCGGCACCGGGAGCAACTGCACATGCAGCCACAGGAGATGCTCGAGGAGGACAGCACAGCCGCCGCGGCGGTAATCGGAAGCCCACAGATCGCCAAAATAACGGCGGACGCACCCAAGGTAACGGAAAGCCAGTGCGCCACGAGCGTGTACGCAAGGGACGTCAAATGACGAGTCCAGCACTCAATCAGCGTATGGCGATTCACGATCCAAAAGTAATTCCTGTACCTCCTCTTACCGACCCCGACATTGTGCGCATTGTCCCTCTCGGCGGTGTCGAAGAAGTGGGAAAGAACATGATTGCAGTGGAAACTGTCGACGATATTCTTATCTTCGATGCAGGATTCCAGTTTGTGTCATCTGAAAATGATGCTCCGGGAGTCAATTACATTCTTCCCAACACACAGTATCTCGAACAAAATAAACACAAAATCAAAGGACTCATCATTACGCACGGTCACCTCGACCACATCGGTGGTATTCCTTTCCTTATTGAGCGTATTGGCAATCCACCAATATACACCCGCTACCTCACCTCCCTTATGATTTTGAAGCGTCAGGAGGAATTTCCACATCTTCCCAAAGTAACCATGAACGTGGTGGAACTTAATCAGCGAATCAAGATTGGCAACACGTACATCAAACCATTCCCCGTGACACACTCAATTCCCGACTCAATGGGCATCTCTGTTGAAACAAAACACGGTAACGTGGTGATTTCGGGAGACCTCAAACTCGATCACGATGGTACTGATCCATCACCAAAAGAAAAAGAAACGTGGGGTGGCCTCGGTAAGGATAAGAACATTCTTTTCATAGGAGACTCCACCAACGCAGAGCGCGATGGTTTCTCCATTCCTGAGTTGCGTGTTCATACCAACATCGAACAAATTATTCGAAACGTGCGTGGACGACTTATTGTCGGCACCTTTGCGTCCCAGTTTGAGCGCATGATTCGCATCATTATGATTTGTGAGGAACTCGGGAAGAAAATAGTCCTTGAGGGTCGCTCTATCAAGACAAACCTCGAAATTGCTGAACTCGCTGGCCTCATGAAAGTACAAAAAGACACCATCATTCCTATTCAAGATATTGGTAACTACCCTTCCGATCGTATTGTGGTACTCGCTACCGGTGCACAGGGTGAGGAGTTTGCCGCACTCATGCGTATTGCAACCCAACGTCATAAGTTTATTACCCTCAATGACCGTGACACCATTATGCTTTCATCATCGGTTATTCCGGGCAACGAACTGTCTGTACAGACACTGAAAGACAATCTGTACCGTCGCGGTGTGCACATTATTCACTACCGTGCATCAGATGTGCACTCGACTGGTCACGGAAACTCCGGTGAACTCGTGTGGATTCGTGAACAAGTAAAACCAACATTCGTAATGCCTGCATACGGCTACCACTCAATGCTTCGTTGTCATGCATACGCCAATATAGAAGCAGGCTTCCCCCGCGAGAATATCATTCTCGCCGACAATGGCTCCGTGATTGAAATCAAAAATGGTACTGAGATGGTCATACGAAAGGAAAAGGCCCCATCAGAAATTATGATGGTGGATGGCTTCACGGTAGGTACGAGGCAAGAGGTCGTGATTCGCGATCGCCAATCGCTTTCTGAAGATGGTATGTTTGTCATCATTGCTACCATCAACACCAAGACGGGTACACTTCGTAAGTCACCTGATATTATTTCCCGCGGATTTGTGTACCTTCGTGAAAACCAACAATTGCTTTCAGAAGCCCGTGTCCTCATCAAGAAAACTGTTGAACGGAATACAGAAAAAGCAAATCCAATCGACCTTGATTTTGTAAAAGATGAAATTACACAAGTGGTATCTGGCTTCCTTCTTCAGAAAACAAATAAAACCCCAATGGTGATTCCAGTTCTTATCGGCATATAA
- a CDS encoding type II toxin-antitoxin system PemK/MazF family toxin, translating into MHSKKTIQPVKGEIHLIPFPFTDLSQNKLRPCIVIGHDQNDMTVVFVTTMKPKSELNIEIKPTPQNRLKAVSYIRYTKIATLDTKMSLGIVGVLENVLYKKLTTAINDFIV; encoded by the coding sequence ATGCATTCAAAAAAAACTATTCAACCAGTGAAAGGTGAAATACATCTCATCCCATTTCCATTTACTGACCTTTCGCAAAATAAATTACGACCATGTATTGTTATTGGACATGACCAAAATGACATGACCGTTGTCTTTGTCACAACCATGAAGCCAAAAAGTGAACTCAATATAGAAATAAAACCAACACCGCAGAATCGACTCAAGGCGGTGTCATATATTCGATACACAAAAATTGCAACCCTCGATACAAAAATGTCTCTCGGTATAGTCGGTGTACTTGAGAATGTATTGTATAAAAAACTCACCACTGCAATTAACGATTTCATTGTATAG
- a CDS encoding MFS transporter — translation MPTPVTPEYRFASRHKAEFAHYTALLLLCLHWAFVLYINSSYLEQLASHRIIDILYVVGAIVTIGSFFYASHILTRFGNIFLIKVLTFIEFCALVGMGLTVNPYIGLSLFVVHQAVVPILLFNLDIIMEVIIGDKEESTGRQRGILLTIMSLTTALAPLALGRLTSAAHHVSANASEFVLVYLLSAFFLVPFIFVVLKYFKTFKDPVYPHFRFREGLLEFWQYKDIRNVFFAHFLLQFFFTWMVIYTPLYLTNVIGLSWDEVGSILFVGLMAYVFLEYAIGKVADTYIGEKEMMAFGFAVIAMATASFVFLDNSSIPLWMTAMFLTRVGASFIEVTTESYFFKHTAGKDTNVISLFRITRPLSYVVGPVLGVLTLHFFSFSFLFVILGTLMIPGLFFAMALKDTK, via the coding sequence ATGCCCACACCAGTAACTCCTGAATATCGCTTTGCATCGCGACACAAAGCAGAGTTTGCGCACTATACTGCGCTCTTGCTTCTTTGCTTACACTGGGCGTTTGTGCTCTACATCAACTCTTCATACCTCGAACAACTTGCATCTCATCGCATCATCGACATTCTCTATGTTGTGGGAGCAATCGTAACGATTGGAAGCTTTTTCTACGCCTCTCATATACTTACGCGATTTGGTAATATTTTTCTCATTAAGGTACTTACGTTTATTGAGTTTTGTGCGCTTGTTGGTATGGGTCTCACGGTGAATCCATATATTGGACTTTCTCTCTTTGTAGTGCACCAGGCCGTTGTGCCCATTTTGCTCTTTAACCTCGATATCATTATGGAGGTGATTATTGGTGACAAAGAGGAATCCACTGGCAGGCAACGGGGCATTCTACTCACTATCATGAGCCTTACCACCGCACTTGCGCCCCTCGCACTCGGTAGGCTCACGAGCGCTGCGCACCACGTGAGTGCGAATGCATCAGAGTTTGTCCTCGTCTACCTTCTGAGTGCCTTTTTCCTTGTTCCCTTTATTTTTGTCGTGCTTAAATATTTCAAAACATTTAAAGATCCTGTGTATCCACACTTCAGATTCAGAGAAGGACTTCTTGAATTTTGGCAGTATAAAGATATTCGCAACGTATTTTTTGCCCACTTTCTACTGCAATTTTTCTTTACGTGGATGGTTATCTACACCCCTCTCTATCTCACGAATGTCATTGGACTTTCTTGGGATGAAGTTGGCTCCATACTTTTTGTGGGACTCATGGCGTACGTGTTTCTCGAGTACGCCATCGGTAAGGTTGCCGACACATACATTGGTGAAAAAGAAATGATGGCTTTTGGATTTGCGGTCATTGCGATGGCAACAGCGTCATTTGTATTTCTTGATAACTCATCTATTCCTCTATGGATGACCGCGATGTTCCTTACCCGTGTCGGCGCAAGTTTTATTGAAGTGACTACCGAGAGTTACTTTTTTAAACATACCGCAGGAAAGGATACGAATGTCATAAGTCTCTTTCGTATCACGCGCCCCCTCTCATACGTCGTCGGCCCTGTATTGGGCGTTCTCACGCTACACTTCTTCTCATTTAGTTTCCTTTTTGTGATACTCGGAACCCTCATGATCCCTGGCCTTTTCTTTGCCATGGCGCTCAAAGACACCAAATAA
- a CDS encoding A/G-specific adenine glycosylase produces the protein MHPIGTVTRKEEKFVEEVWKYYERHGRHSLPWRKTKNAYRILVSEIMLQQTQVDRVLPKYTAFIKRFPSLQVLAKASLGDVLREWQGLGYNRRAKMLHQCAQSVVQEYKGRLPSTQNELMKLPGIGHYTAGAVMAFAFQESVPIIETNIRTVFIHHFFHDDTDVCDTDIQKYVARTLDIENPREWYYALMDYGAFLKKTIGNQNSRSRHYTKQSTFKNSDRQIRGAILRLLATQNYSRIEMHKALPYEIDRIDAQCEKLLSEGLIVLCKKQFALPE, from the coding sequence ATACACCCTATAGGTACTGTGACGAGAAAGGAAGAGAAATTTGTGGAAGAAGTGTGGAAATATTATGAGCGCCACGGAAGGCATAGCCTTCCGTGGCGCAAAACAAAAAATGCGTATCGTATACTCGTTTCAGAAATAATGCTTCAACAAACGCAAGTGGATAGGGTATTGCCCAAGTATACTGCTTTTATTAAAAGGTTCCCCTCACTTCAAGTGCTTGCGAAAGCATCTCTTGGTGACGTACTCCGTGAGTGGCAGGGGCTCGGATACAATCGTCGGGCGAAAATGCTTCATCAGTGTGCACAGTCTGTTGTACAGGAATACAAGGGGCGACTCCCCAGCACGCAGAATGAACTCATGAAGCTCCCCGGCATCGGGCACTACACCGCAGGTGCAGTAATGGCATTTGCTTTTCAGGAAAGTGTACCAATCATTGAGACTAATATTCGCACGGTATTTATTCATCACTTTTTTCATGATGATACCGATGTATGTGATACTGATATTCAAAAGTACGTCGCACGTACACTCGACATAGAGAATCCTCGTGAATGGTACTACGCTCTCATGGACTATGGTGCATTTCTTAAGAAGACCATAGGAAATCAAAATAGCCGTAGTCGCCACTACACAAAGCAATCCACTTTTAAAAACTCTGATAGGCAAATCCGTGGTGCAATCCTCCGTCTACTGGCTACTCAAAATTACTCACGCATAGAGATGCACAAGGCACTCCCATATGAGATTGATCGCATCGACGCACAATGTGAAAAACTTCTGAGTGAAGGACTTATCGTGCTTTGCAAAAAACAATTTGCGTTACCTGAGTAA
- a CDS encoding HAD family phosphatase, whose translation MQKVAFFDIDGTVFRSSLFIEVVEGCIKAGVFPKDTQKAYAREYHAWQNREGSYEAYVTAVVEAFMEHIRGVYYGDFADVGRSVVTTQGKQTYRYTRDLIQTLRAQGYFVVAISQSPKTILDEFCAAYGFDKVYGRIYELGPRDLFTGVVNDVDFIANKAKVIERVLEKEGLTLEDSIGVGDTESDIPLLESVAKPICFNPNQTLYRHAQKKGWQVIVERKDVIYTL comes from the coding sequence ATGCAAAAAGTCGCTTTTTTTGATATTGATGGGACCGTATTTCGTTCGAGTCTTTTTATTGAGGTTGTGGAGGGGTGTATTAAGGCAGGTGTGTTTCCAAAAGACACACAAAAGGCGTATGCGCGCGAGTATCACGCATGGCAAAATCGCGAGGGCTCGTATGAGGCGTATGTTACTGCGGTGGTGGAGGCTTTTATGGAGCATATTCGTGGTGTCTATTATGGCGATTTTGCGGATGTGGGACGAAGCGTGGTCACCACGCAAGGGAAACAGACGTATCGCTATACACGAGATTTAATCCAGACGCTCCGCGCACAGGGATACTTTGTTGTGGCAATTTCGCAATCACCAAAGACTATCCTCGACGAGTTTTGTGCTGCGTATGGTTTTGATAAAGTGTATGGGAGGATCTATGAATTAGGCCCCCGCGATCTTTTTACGGGAGTGGTGAATGATGTAGATTTTATTGCAAACAAAGCAAAAGTAATAGAGCGGGTACTTGAGAAAGAGGGACTTACCCTTGAAGATTCTATTGGTGTCGGAGATACCGAGAGTGATATTCCACTCCTTGAGTCAGTGGCAAAACCTATCTGCTTTAATCCGAATCAAACGCTCTACCGCCACGCGCAGAAGAAGGGGTGGCAAGTAATCGTGGAACGCAAAGATGTAATATACACCCTATAG
- a CDS encoding CHAP domain-containing protein, which yields MQIMVATIDTVYAWMMRLSLRVVNSVLETYAPRTKVETQKDTVLSDAVTMHEKVTSTFKTMKDVLYAYPKRMLAGREVVSEVYQDSPVVTALKKAVAHTEVQTIDEGVRIQKNTVMYVRSVRVPIFKNPTIEFDGQIGEVSFGEMVIVLEPRGRFYHIMWNTIEGWVLKEDIADRALRVYPVFVIGEENGVDHPNTAHTRAILRDVFGIARSEFALQSGEYVLYRLWRKGRHIVWPEIRPRVPGVWHTILRGSRQIHIGVMPKVGAVMEYMLSSEMGHVAYVEAVFPDHTITISEANFPDGGIYNERVLTKEEWKELHPVFMTVL from the coding sequence ATGCAGATTATGGTTGCAACGATAGATACGGTGTATGCATGGATGATGCGTTTAAGTCTCCGTGTGGTGAATAGTGTGCTTGAAACATACGCACCTCGGACCAAAGTGGAAACACAAAAAGATACGGTGCTGAGCGATGCGGTAACCATGCACGAGAAAGTTACGTCAACCTTTAAGACAATGAAGGATGTACTGTATGCATATCCAAAACGCATGCTCGCAGGAAGGGAGGTAGTGTCCGAAGTATATCAGGATTCTCCTGTGGTCACCGCGCTTAAAAAAGCTGTCGCACACACAGAGGTACAGACAATAGATGAAGGTGTGCGTATTCAAAAGAATACCGTGATGTATGTGAGAAGTGTCCGCGTTCCGATATTTAAAAATCCAACCATTGAATTCGATGGTCAGATAGGGGAAGTATCTTTTGGTGAAATGGTGATTGTGCTCGAGCCACGCGGGCGCTTTTATCACATAATGTGGAATACGATTGAGGGATGGGTACTCAAAGAAGATATTGCTGATAGAGCACTTCGCGTGTATCCCGTTTTTGTTATTGGAGAGGAGAATGGTGTTGACCATCCCAATACCGCGCATACACGGGCAATTCTCAGGGATGTTTTTGGTATCGCGCGCTCAGAGTTTGCGCTCCAGTCAGGAGAATATGTGCTCTATCGGCTTTGGCGTAAGGGAAGACACATTGTGTGGCCAGAAATTCGCCCTCGTGTACCTGGTGTGTGGCATACCATATTGCGTGGCTCACGACAGATTCATATTGGTGTAATGCCTAAAGTCGGTGCCGTGATGGAGTATATGCTTTCTTCTGAAATGGGACATGTGGCGTATGTGGAGGCAGTGTTTCCAGACCATACCATTACTATTTCTGAAGCAAATTTTCCTGATGGGGGAATTTATAATGAACGTGTGCTCACGAAAGAAGAATGGAAAGAGTTACATCCCGTTTTTATGACGGTGTTATAA